CTCCTCTGTGTTCCGTTTCATTCTTGTCAGATGGCCAGAATGGACATCAGTGAGCACCATGTCTGGATTACGCTACATCCAAATATTTGAGGGGCAAGGTGTACACGCTCCTGGGGCCTCTGTCAGGTCTCTCCTTCAGGGTCAGAAGCCTGAGATGGAATAGAGCTCCCTCTCAGAAGCAAAAAAGAAGTAGCAAGGTTCTAAACCTTAATGTTTCACAAATACTTACagatatattaataaatgttgaGGCCACTCCTCATGTAGGATGAAAACTATGAACCTCCAAGACGTGAAGATATCATATTCATGTGGCAACAAGTCAGCTGTTGGTCCATATTGGCATATTGCATATCAAACTAAGCTCTCTTTGCCAAAGGCACCAGGAATTTTATAGTCCATTCATAGGAATATTATTgagtgttgttgctgctgctaagtcacttcaggcgtgtctgactctgtgtaaccccatagacggcagcccaccaggctccaccatccctgggattctccaggcaagaacactggagtgagtgggttgccatttccttctccaatgcatgaaagtgaaaagtgaaagtgaagtcgctcagtcatgtccaactcttagggaccccatgggctgcagcacaccaggctcctctgtccatggaattttccaggcaggagtactggagtggggtgccattgccttctctgattattgAGAGttaagatgattaaaaaaaaaaacaaatctgtcAGAAATCTCAACCTATGACTTTAGCAACAGCCTCTCTTCTTTTGCAACCTCTTCAaggcatctttgatttctttgtttctcAGACTGTAAATCAAAGGATTCAACATGGGAATCATCACAGTGTAGAAGACCGATGCAAATCTGTCAAAGGTGGAGGAACCACCAGAGCTGGAACTCAAATAGACAAACATACCTGAGGTATAGAAGAGAGTGACTGCTGTCAGGTGGGAAGCACAGGTGTTGAAAGCCTTGGATCTGCCACTTCCTGTCGTGATCTTCATGATGGAGATGACAATGTAGACATAGGATATCATGATAACGGAAACATTTATTACCCCAAAGATCATTGTTAATATAATAGTTAAGAGATGTAAAAAGAAAGTGTCAGTGCAGGATAAAACTAACAGCTGGGGCaggtcacagaagaagtggttgaTGACATTAGGCCCACAGAAGTGGAGCTGGAGCATGGCACACAATTGGAATACAGTAGCAGAGAGTCCAGCCAAGTAGGATCCCAGCACCATCCGACCGCAGAGAGCGGGCGACATGACTGACGAATAGAGGAGTGGGTTACAAATGGCGGCGTATCGGTCATAAGCCATGGCGGTCATGAGGCAAGACTCACTCAGCCCCATGGTGGAGAATACAAAGTACTGAACAGCACAAGCCACAAAGGTGATAGTTTGCCGCTCCTGGAAGAAGTCGTACAGCATCTTGGGGGCTGTGGAGGTTACATAGCAGATGTCCATGAAGGACAGGTtactgagaaagaagtacatgggggtgtggaggtgggagtccATTCTTATTAAGATGAGGAGCGACAGGTTCCAAGTCAGGGTCAAAATGTATATCGCCAGGAACACGACAAAGAGCACTACTATGATTCTGGGAAAATCTGAGAATCCCAACAGGATAAAATGAGTTATCTCTGtgatatttcctcctccaatcatTGGCTTGATGCTCCTAAAATCAGAAAAGAGACAAGAGAATACATTGCCTACTCATGAAATGATAGCATTACAAGTCtcatatataccatattttcCCCCATTGAGCACTGGAAAAGTGGAAATGCTCCACCATCCTAGGGAGAGACCCCAGCTTTTCATCTTGAATTGTCAAGAAGTGCCTTCTCAATgttccatggactacagagtccatggtgttctccaggccagaatactggagtgagtagcctttcccttctccagggggtcttcccaacccatggatcgaacccaggtctcctgcattacaagcagactctttaccagctgagcctccagggaagcccaagaagagtgGATTGAGTAGCCTATCATTTCTCCAGCAGAtgttcccaaccaggaattgaactggtgtctctgcAGTTGcagaatttcaggcagattctttaccagctgagccccaagggaagccaaATTATTTTATGAGGtctcacaaaaattaaaaggcatattttttaaattgactgaAACTTTGAAATAAAGCAAAGTCTATCTCTGCCAAAGCAATTGAAATTCTGTGCTTGCGTATAATGAAGAGACCTTTGGTTAAAACAACAGGGATTGTAAAGACCTCTGATCATTTAATATATGTGACTGTtgctttataataataaaaagataagcaGCATCATTTAAGGATGAATTTGAACTAAACCTTCTTCCCATCATGGTCACCCAGATgggttttcaaaaatttattctttGCCCATAAAAAATTACCCTGTTTATGGAGCTGGTTAAGCCCCCAGGATTGGGGGAGGCATGCCAAGGGTGCCCCAGATGGAGACCCGACGGTCGTCTGATTTCCTGGAACCCAAATGCGGAGGGGCTAGTGGGCCACGTAGAGGCAACACAGATGTTTtttcaatggtgctgtatagatggagaagtcttcaGGCTActgcaaaaataagactgaaaaccagaagcaggaggcttaagtccaaatcctgagaacaccagagaactcctgactccagggaacattaattgacaggagctcatcaaacgcttccatacctacactgaaaccaagcacctcCCAGAGCAacacataccacgcaaattctccagcaacacagggagacagccctgagcttcaatatacaagcTGCTCAAAGTCACTCAAAactcactgacatctcataactcattactggacacttcattgcactccagagagaagaaatccagctccacccaccagaacaccaacacaaccttccctaaccaggaaaccttgacaagccacccatacctccccacccacagtgaggaaatgccacaataaagagaactccacaaactgccagaatacagaaaggccaccccaagcaaagcaatttaaacaagatgaagagacagaggactACCCAGCAGgcaaaggaacatgataaatgcccaccaaaccaaacaaaagagaaaaggaatctacctgataaagaattccaaataatgatagtgaaaatgatccaaaatcttgaaaaaaaaaaaaatggaagcacagatatatagcctggagacaaggattgagaagatgcaagaaaggtttaacaaggacctagaaataaaaaacatataatgaaaaatgcaataaatgagatcaaaaacaccctagagggaacaaatagtagaacaaATAGTAGGACAGTAGATACAGAAGATAGGATTCGTGAGGTAGAAGATATCatggtagaaataagtgaatcagagaggaaaaaagaaaaaccaatttaaaaaaatgaggaaaatctcagagacctctgggacaatgttaaatgccccaacattctaATCATAGGAGtaccagaagaagaaaacaaaaagaaagaccatgagaaaatacttgagataatagttgaaaacttccctaaaatggggaaggaaataatcacccaagtccaagaaacccacagagtccaaacaggataaactcaaggcaaaacaccccaagacacatattaatcaaattaacaaagatcaaacacaaagaataaatattaaaagcagcaagggaaaaaccacaaataacacacaagaggattaccataaggataacagctgatctttcaatagaaactcttcaggccaggagggaatggcaggacatacttaaagtgatgaaagaaaataacctacagcccagattattgtacccagcaaggatctcattcaaatatgaaagtgaaagtgaagtcactcagtcgtgtccgactctttgcgaccccatgcactgtagcctaccaggcttctcagtccatgggattttccaggcaatagtaatggagtagattgccatttccttctccaggggatcttcccaacccaggggtcgaagccGGGTCTcgcacattgtagacagatgcttaactgtctgagccaccagggaagtcaaggagaagtcaaaagctttacagagaagcaaaagctgagagaattcagcatcaccaaaccagcccTCCAACAAATggtaaaggatcttctctagacaggaaacacaaaaagggtgtataaactcaaaaccaaaacaataaagtaaatggcaacaggattatacttatcagtaattaccttaaacataaatgggttgaatgccccaaccaaaataCAAAGacttgctgaatgaatacaaaaacaagacccctatatatgttgtctacaagagacctaccTCAAAACAAGgaacatatacagactgaaagtgaagggctggaaaaagattttccacacaaatagagaccaaaagaaagcaggagtagcaatctcatatcagataaaatagactttaaaataaaggctgtgaaaagagacaaagatggacactacataatatCAAAGGATCAAcgcaagaagatataacaatcataaatatatatgcacccaacataggagtaccacaatatgtaagacaaatgctaacaagtatgaaaagagaaattcacaataacacaataataatgggggactttaatacctGACTCACACGTATGGATAGATCAGCTGAACAGAagattaacaaggaaacacaaactttaaatgatacaatagaccagttagacctaattgatgtctataagacatttcaccccaaaacaatgaatttcacctttttctcaagcacacatggtaCCTTCCCCTGGATAGATCACACCCTGGGTCATAAACCTAGCCtagataaattcaaaaaaattgaaatcattccaagcatcttttctgaccacaatgcagtaagattagatctcaattacaggagaaaaactattaaaaattccaacatatggaggctgaacaacatgctgctgaataactaacaaatcacagaagaaatcaaaaaagaaatcaaaatatgcatagaaatgagtgaaaatgaaaacacaacaacccaaaacctgtgggacactgtaaaagcagtgctaaggggaaagttcatagcaatataggcatacctcaagaaacaagaaaaaagtccaataaataacctaactctacacctaaagcaactagaaaaggaagaaattaagaaccccaaggttagtagaaggaaagaaatcttaaaaattagggcagaaataaatgcaaaagagaccatagcaaaagtcaacaaagccaaaagctggttctttgagaggataaataaaattgacaaaccattagccagactcatcaagaaacaaaaggagaaaaatcaaatcaataaaattagaaatgaaaatggagagatcacaacagacaacacagaaatacaaaggatcataagagactactatcagcaattatatgccgataaaatggacaacttggaagaaatgggcaaattcttagaaaagtacaactttccaaaactgaaccaggaagaaatagaaaatcttaacagacccatcacaagcatggaaattgaaactgtaatcagaaatattccagcaaacaaaagcccaggtccagatggcttcacagcagaattctaccaaaaatttagagaaaagctaacacctatgctcaaactcttccagaaaactgcagaggaaggtaaagttccaaactcatcctatgaggccaccgtcaccctaataccaaacctgacaaagatgccacagaaaaagaaaattacaggacaatatcactgatgaacatagatgcaaaaatccttaacaaaattctagcaatcagaatccaacaactcattaaaaagatcatacatcatgaccaagtggtctttatcccagggatgcaaagattcaaTATCTGCCAATCAATCAATGTattacaccacattaacaaattgaataataaaatccttatgattatctcaatagatacagagaaagcctttgacaaaattctacatccatttatgataaaaaccctccagaaagcaggagtagaaggaacatgcctcaacataataaaagctatatgtgacaaacccacagaatACATTATCATCAacggtaaaaaattgaaagcatttcccataaagtcaggaacaagacaagggtgcccactttcaccactactattcaatatagttttggaagttttggccacagaaatcagagcagaaaaagaaataaaaggaatccaaattggaaaagaagaggtaaaactctcactgtttgcaaatgacatgatcctctacatagaaaaccctaaagactccaccagaaaattactagagctaatcaatgaatatagtaaagctgaaggacataaaatcaacacacagaaaacccttgcattcctacacactaataatgagaaaatagagaaattaaggaaacaattccattcaccattgcaatgaaaagaataaaatacttaggaatatatctacctaaagaaacaaaagacctatatatagaaaactataaaacactggtgaaagaaatcaaagacaacccTAATGGATGGAGAagtataccgtgttcatggattggaagaatcaatatagtgaaaatgagtatactacccaaagcaatctatagattcaatgcaatcctaatcaggctaccaacagtatttttcacagagctagaacaaataatttcacaatttgtatggaaatttaaaaaaaactgcgAAGTGTCAAAgcacttgagaaagaagaatggaactggagaaatcaacttgcctgacttctggctctattacaaagccatagtcattaagacagtatggtactgatacaaagacagaaatgtagatcaattgaacaaaatagaaagcccagagatatatccaagcacctatggacatctaagcaaaccattcaatatcacagtaatccaagtctatgccccaaccagtaacactgaaaaagctgaatttgaatatttctatgaagacctacaagatgatttagaactaacacacaaaaagatgtccttttcattataggggactggaatgcaaaagtaggaagtcaaggaacacctggggtaacaggcaaaattggccttggaatacagaatgaagcagggcaaaggctaatagagttttgccaagagaatgcactggtcatagcaaacaccctcttccaacaacaaagagaagactctacacatggacatcaccagatggtcaacacctgaaatcagattgattatattctttgtagccaaagatggagaagctctatacagtcagcaaaaataagactgggagttgactgtagctcagatcatgaactccttattgcaaaattcagattttaattgaacaaactagggaaaaccactagacaattaaGGTATGAACTAAATTaaattccttatgactatacagtggaagtgagaaatagatttaagagactagatctgatagatagagtgcctgatgaactatggacggaggtttgtgacattgtacaggagacagggatcaagaccatcctcatgaaaaagaaaagcaaaaaagcaaaatggctgtctggggaggccttaaaaatagctgtgaaaagaagagaagcgaaaagcaaaggagaaaaggaaagatataagcatctgaatgctgatttccaaagaatagcaagaagagataagaaagccttcttcagcaatcaatgcaaagaaatagaggaaaacaacagaatgggaaagactagagatctcttcaagaaaattagacataccaagggaacatttcatgcaaagatgggctcgatataggacaggaatggtatggacataaccgAAGCACaaaatactaagaagaggtggcaagaatacacagaagaactgtacaaaaagagcttcacaaccaagataatcacgatggtgtgatcactcacctagggccagacatcctggaatgtaaagtcaagagGGGCTTaaaaagcattactatgaacaaagctagtggaggtgatggaattccagttgagctatttcaaatcctggaagatgatgctgtgaaagtgctgcactcaatatgacagcaaatctggaaaactcagcagtggccacaggactggaaaaggtcagttttcatttcaatcccaaagaaaggcaatgccaaaaaatgctcaaactaccgcacaattgcactcatctcacatgctagtaaagtaatgctcaaaattctccaagccaggcttcagcaagatgtgaactgtgaacttccagacgttcaagctggtgttagaaaaggcagaggaaccagagatcaaattgccaacatccgctggatcatggaaaacggaagagaattccagaaaaacatctatttctgccttattgactgtgccaaatcctttgactgtgtggat
Above is a genomic segment from Bos javanicus breed banteng chromosome 15, ARS-OSU_banteng_1.0, whole genome shotgun sequence containing:
- the LOC133261535 gene encoding olfactory receptor 5AN1-like, with product MIGGGNITEITHFILLGFSDFPRIIVVLFVVFLAIYILTLTWNLSLLILIRMDSHLHTPMYFFLSNLSFMDICYVTSTAPKMLYDFFQERQTITFVACAVQYFVFSTMGLSESCLMTAMAYDRYAAICNPLLYSSVMSPALCGRMVLGSYLAGLSATVFQLCAMLQLHFCGPNVINHFFCDLPQLLVLSCTDTFFLHLLTIILTMIFGVINVSVIMISYVYIVISIMKITTGSGRSKAFNTCASHLTAVTLFYTSGMFVYLSSSSGGSSTFDRFASVFYTVMIPMLNPLIYSLRNKEIKDALKRLQKKRGCC